In one window of Chitinophagales bacterium DNA:
- a CDS encoding trypsin-like peptidase domain-containing protein, which translates to MEDILLLETIEKYLSGQMSAEEKRWFEDLRKKTPEIDQMVVEHNMFLHQMDFYADRTALKHNLQHAHQQLLNKGDINEGGTLSAKGRVIQLWNKYRRVTAIAASVGGGIALLISGLVAYFAPVNHSQIQQLSRDIAVIKRNQQYQGNLINEVKGKIPADAKMVGGGTGFLIDPKGYLVTNAHVVRGTSAVVVNSKGDEFKAVIAYTDAEKDIAILKIDDADFKAFRSLPYGIRKQTADLGEEIFTLGYPRNEISYNLGYLSARTGFNGDSVSFQLQMSANPGSSGAPVLNKNGEVVGILSTRQATAEGVAFAVKSKNIYQLIDALKKDDTAFQKVRVATHSSLKGMNRTNQVKEMEDYVFLVKAFNKN; encoded by the coding sequence ATGGAAGACATTTTATTATTAGAAACCATCGAAAAATACCTCAGCGGTCAGATGAGCGCAGAGGAAAAGCGTTGGTTTGAAGATCTGCGTAAAAAAACACCTGAGATAGATCAGATGGTGGTGGAGCATAATATGTTTCTGCACCAGATGGACTTTTATGCCGACCGTACTGCATTGAAGCATAACCTACAGCATGCGCATCAACAATTGTTGAATAAAGGTGATATCAATGAAGGTGGCACCCTTTCAGCCAAAGGCCGAGTAATCCAGCTTTGGAACAAATACCGCCGTGTAACTGCGATTGCCGCTTCCGTTGGTGGTGGTATTGCTCTACTGATCAGCGGTTTGGTAGCTTATTTCGCTCCCGTTAACCATTCTCAAATACAGCAGCTGAGCCGCGATATCGCGGTGATCAAACGCAATCAACAATATCAGGGTAACCTGATCAATGAAGTAAAAGGTAAAATCCCTGCCGATGCTAAAATGGTCGGTGGCGGTACCGGCTTCCTGATTGATCCTAAAGGTTATCTGGTTACCAATGCCCACGTGGTTCGTGGTACTTCTGCCGTTGTGGTAAATAGCAAGGGCGATGAATTCAAAGCAGTGATTGCTTATACAGACGCAGAGAAAGATATTGCCATCCTCAAAATTGATGATGCTGATTTCAAAGCCTTCCGCTCACTACCCTATGGTATTCGTAAGCAAACAGCAGATCTTGGTGAAGAAATCTTTACACTCGGTTACCCCAGAAATGAAATCTCTTATAACCTCGGTTACCTGAGTGCCAGAACCGGCTTTAATGGCGACAGCGTAAGTTTCCAGTTGCAAATGAGCGCCAACCCCGGTAGTTCAGGCGCGCCTGTGCTGAACAAAAATGGTGAGGTAGTTGGTATCCTGAGTACCAGACAAGCTACTGCTGAAGGTGTTGCTTTTGCTGTAAAGAGTAAGAATATTTACCAGCTGATTGATGCACTGAAAAAAGATGATACCGCTTTTCAGAAAGTACGCGTAGCTACGCACAGCTCTTTAAAGGGTATGAACAGAACCAACCAGGTGAAAGAAATGGAAGACTATGTATTCCTGGTGAAAGCTTTCAATAAGAACTAA
- a CDS encoding nucleotidyltransferase → MSQTTKPTLVILAAGMASRYGSMKQTQSFGPSGETIMEYSIYDAIRAGFGKVVFIIREDFAESFKQAIEPKFSDKIQIDYVFQSLDKFTEGWAIPETRVKPWGTGHALLCCKGKVNEPFAVINADDFYGRDAFAKAANFLNNECNEQLYSIIGYYLKNTLSENGSVSRGVCEVSADQLLESIHERTKIYRNEEGEVVYEDESGIYPVSADSAVSMNFFCFHPNILALCEEQFQAFLKRNFKDPKAEFFIPFVVNYFINHQLGKVKVVPTTSQWFGVTYKEDAPGVQASINQLVGSGEYPNNLWL, encoded by the coding sequence ATGAGTCAAACAACGAAACCAACACTGGTGATTCTGGCTGCTGGTATGGCCAGTCGCTACGGCAGTATGAAGCAAACCCAATCTTTTGGGCCAAGCGGAGAAACCATTATGGAGTATTCCATTTATGATGCCATACGTGCCGGATTCGGTAAAGTGGTCTTCATTATCCGCGAAGACTTTGCAGAAAGTTTTAAACAAGCAATCGAGCCAAAATTCAGCGATAAGATTCAGATTGATTATGTATTTCAGAGTCTGGACAAATTCACGGAAGGTTGGGCAATTCCAGAAACAAGGGTAAAGCCCTGGGGAACCGGTCATGCATTGCTTTGTTGCAAGGGTAAAGTGAATGAGCCATTTGCAGTGATCAACGCGGATGATTTTTATGGTCGTGATGCATTTGCAAAAGCTGCAAATTTTCTCAATAATGAATGCAATGAGCAATTATATAGCATCATTGGCTACTACCTGAAAAATACTTTGAGTGAAAATGGTAGCGTGAGTAGAGGTGTATGTGAGGTGAGTGCAGACCAATTGCTGGAATCCATTCATGAGCGTACCAAGATTTACCGCAACGAAGAAGGTGAAGTGGTGTATGAAGATGAGTCAGGTATTTATCCTGTTTCTGCAGATAGTGCAGTGAGCATGAATTTCTTCTGTTTTCATCCCAATATTCTTGCTTTGTGTGAGGAGCAGTTTCAGGCTTTCCTGAAGCGTAACTTCAAAGACCCTAAGGCTGAGTTCTTTATTCCTTTTGTGGTGAATTATTTCATTAATCATCAGCTTGGTAAAGTAAAAGTAGTTCCTACCACTTCACAGTGGTTTGGTGTAACCTATAAGGAAGATGCGCCAGGTGTTCAGGCCAGTATCAATCAATTGGTTGGTTCCGGTGAATACCCCAATAATCTTTGGTTATAG
- a CDS encoding pyridoxal-phosphate dependent enzyme gives MQHQLADHIRINTCLSLSKRGVYTDVLRLDELHPVISGNKWFKLRYYLEAAKQHGCREIITFGGPYSNHIAATALACKIAGLSASGFIRSYQPLETPTLTSASALGMQFSFQEPRSYDALKSNFQPTPNQYLIPEGGYGALGVKGAVSIWQHIPQDSYTHIICMVGSGTTLAGLINGAPEKTQVIGISSMKNNTSLQQEIAALLPAELDTRIQLIHEYHFGGYAKHTPELIAFMTDLWNKDQLPSDIVYTGKLFYAVHDLILKAYFPPQSKLLLIHTGGLQGNASLPAGALPF, from the coding sequence ATGCAGCATCAATTGGCAGACCATATCAGGATTAATACATGCTTAAGTCTCTCTAAAAGAGGCGTTTATACAGATGTTTTGCGCCTGGACGAACTACATCCGGTTATCAGTGGCAATAAATGGTTCAAATTGCGCTACTATCTGGAAGCGGCTAAACAGCATGGATGCAGGGAAATCATCACTTTCGGCGGCCCCTATTCCAACCACATTGCGGCTACGGCACTTGCTTGTAAAATAGCAGGCTTATCTGCATCTGGTTTTATACGCAGTTATCAACCCCTTGAAACCCCAACCCTCACATCGGCCTCAGCACTAGGTATGCAATTCAGCTTTCAGGAACCAAGATCCTATGATGCCCTGAAATCCAATTTTCAGCCAACGCCAAATCAGTACCTGATTCCAGAAGGCGGCTATGGTGCTTTGGGTGTAAAAGGCGCTGTAAGCATTTGGCAACATATTCCTCAGGACTCATACACGCATATCATTTGTATGGTTGGTTCGGGCACAACGCTGGCGGGATTAATAAACGGTGCACCTGAAAAAACTCAGGTCATTGGTATCAGCAGCATGAAAAACAATACCAGTTTGCAACAAGAAATCGCTGCATTATTGCCTGCTGAATTAGATACACGCATACAGTTAATCCATGAGTATCATTTTGGCGGATATGCCAAGCATACACCTGAGTTGATCGCATTTATGACAGACTTATGGAATAAAGATCAGCTACCATCAGATATTGTCTATACTGGTAAACTGTTTTATGCCGTGCATGATCTAATACTAAAAGCTTATTTCCCACCACAATCCAAACTACTGCTGATACATACTGGCGGCTTACAAGGAAATGCCTCTCTGCCTGCAGGCGCACTCCCTTTCTGA
- the lipB gene encoding lipoyl(octanoyl) transferase LipB, whose translation MQEVIFQDLGHKSYKEVWDYQELLLKQNVDLKQAAFISPQSDVKQVDTQHHLLFVEHSPVYTLGKSGKEEHVLISEAERAERGIEYFHINRGGDITFHGPEQLVGYPILDLDKFKTDLGWYLRSLEEVIILTMADYGLKGARSSGETGVWLDPDIKGKERKICAMGIKCSRWITMHGFAFNINTDLRYFDYIVPCGIQDKAVTSLEKELGHTVPMEEVKQKVLTHFQAVFQCHISGL comes from the coding sequence ATGCAGGAAGTGATTTTTCAGGATTTAGGCCACAAATCTTATAAAGAAGTCTGGGATTATCAGGAGCTATTACTGAAGCAGAATGTTGACCTGAAGCAGGCTGCATTTATATCGCCCCAAAGCGATGTAAAACAGGTTGATACCCAGCATCATTTACTTTTTGTAGAGCATTCGCCAGTGTACACCTTGGGTAAAAGTGGTAAAGAAGAACATGTACTGATCAGCGAAGCGGAGAGAGCAGAAAGGGGCATTGAGTATTTTCATATCAATCGTGGTGGTGATATCACATTTCATGGTCCGGAACAATTGGTGGGCTATCCCATTCTTGATTTGGATAAATTCAAAACGGATTTAGGCTGGTACCTGCGTAGTTTGGAAGAAGTGATCATTCTAACCATGGCAGATTATGGATTGAAGGGTGCGCGTAGTAGTGGTGAAACAGGTGTTTGGTTGGATCCGGATATCAAAGGAAAGGAAAGAAAAATCTGCGCCATGGGTATCAAGTGCAGCAGGTGGATTACCATGCATGGTTTTGCATTCAATATCAATACTGATTTGCGCTATTTCGATTATATCGTTCCCTGTGGTATTCAGGATAAGGCGGTAACTTCTTTAGAGAAAGAATTGGGTCATACAGTACCCATGGAAGAAGTAAAGCAGAAAGTGCTGACACATTTTCAAGCCGTTTTTCAATGTCATATCAGCGGATTGTGA
- a CDS encoding RluA family pseudouridine synthase, with translation MLDEEKDGLLEESPDELYERKTFKVDKGQEPLRIDKWVQMRMEGATRNKIQQGIDAGFLTVNGKIVKSNYKVRPGDEILLMSLINPEHTEVRPEQMNLNIVYEDADIMVINKPPNMVVHPGVGNYTGTLLNGVAWHLLQQNPNLDEESLPRYGLVHRIDKNTTGLIVLAKTADAAAHLAKQFFNHTVNRKYAALVWGNVEEDQGTINAHIARHHQFRKMFAAYPEGETGKHAITHYSVIERFHYVSLVECVLETGRTHQIRVHMKHIGHTLFNDWEYGGDRILKGTVYTKYKQFVDNCFAICPRCALHARTLGFIHPRTKEPMHFEAPLPEDMQGVIDKWRRYFAHKGGSEE, from the coding sequence ATGCTGGACGAAGAGAAAGACGGGCTTTTGGAAGAATCGCCCGATGAACTATACGAACGAAAGACCTTTAAAGTAGATAAGGGTCAGGAGCCGCTACGCATCGACAAATGGGTACAGATGCGCATGGAAGGTGCTACCCGTAACAAGATTCAACAAGGTATTGATGCTGGTTTTCTGACCGTAAACGGAAAAATTGTTAAGAGCAATTATAAGGTTCGTCCGGGCGATGAGATTTTACTGATGAGCCTCATCAATCCGGAGCATACCGAAGTAAGGCCCGAGCAGATGAACTTGAATATCGTGTATGAAGATGCCGATATCATGGTGATCAATAAGCCACCGAATATGGTGGTGCATCCGGGTGTGGGCAATTATACAGGGACCCTCCTGAATGGTGTGGCCTGGCATTTACTGCAACAAAATCCGAACCTGGATGAAGAATCCCTACCACGTTATGGCTTGGTGCACAGAATTGATAAGAACACTACCGGATTAATAGTATTAGCCAAAACAGCTGATGCGGCTGCTCACTTAGCCAAACAGTTTTTCAACCATACGGTGAACCGAAAATATGCTGCACTGGTTTGGGGTAATGTGGAAGAAGATCAGGGTACCATCAACGCGCATATTGCACGGCACCACCAGTTCAGAAAAATGTTTGCAGCTTATCCGGAAGGTGAAACGGGTAAGCATGCCATTACCCATTACTCCGTTATTGAAAGATTCCATTACGTGAGTCTGGTAGAATGTGTCTTAGAAACAGGCCGTACCCACCAGATTCGTGTACACATGAAACATATTGGCCACACATTATTTAACGACTGGGAATATGGTGGCGACCGCATCCTGAAAGGCACTGTCTATACTAAATACAAACAATTCGTGGACAATTGCTTTGCAATCTGTCCCAGATGTGCTTTGCACGCCAGAACACTAGGCTTTATCCATCCACGTACCAAAGAGCCCATGCATTTTGAAGCACCACTGCCCGAGGATATGCAGGGCGTTATTGATAAATGGCGTAGATATTTCGCGCACAAAGGTGGTAGCGAGGAATAA
- the bioB gene encoding biotin synthase BioB, translated as MSADIRNNWSIEEIQSIYNTPLLELVFRAASLHRKYNDTAEVQVCTLLSIKTGGCSEDCAYCPQAARYSTGVDVHALMKKEDVLEYAAKAKAAGSTRFCMGAAWREVRDNRDFDRVLDMVKGVNEMGMEVCCTLGMLTEDQAKKLADAGLYAYNHNLDTSEEHYSEIITTRTYDDRLQTLDNVRKAGVTVCCGGIIGLGETHEDRIKMLYTLCTMPEHPESVPINALVPVKGTPLEHNRKVDVWDMVRMIATARILMPKTMVRLSAGRTDMSVAEQALCFMAGANSIFAGDKLLTTPNPSFEDDHRMFDLLGLHPREAFKEEKQYLHEVVPA; from the coding sequence ATGTCTGCTGATATTCGTAATAACTGGAGTATTGAAGAAATTCAATCTATCTATAACACCCCACTACTTGAATTGGTATTCCGTGCTGCAAGTCTGCACAGAAAGTATAATGATACTGCTGAAGTACAGGTTTGTACTTTACTGAGTATCAAAACAGGCGGCTGTTCTGAAGATTGTGCCTATTGCCCGCAAGCTGCACGCTATAGCACTGGTGTGGATGTGCATGCTTTGATGAAGAAAGAAGATGTACTTGAGTACGCAGCTAAAGCAAAAGCAGCAGGTTCTACCCGTTTCTGCATGGGTGCTGCCTGGAGAGAAGTAAGAGATAATCGCGACTTCGATCGCGTTTTGGATATGGTGAAAGGTGTGAATGAAATGGGCATGGAAGTATGCTGTACTTTGGGTATGCTGACTGAAGATCAAGCGAAGAAACTAGCCGATGCTGGTTTGTATGCTTACAACCACAACTTGGATACCAGCGAAGAACATTATAGCGAAATCATTACTACCAGAACTTACGATGATCGTTTGCAAACATTAGACAATGTGCGAAAAGCAGGCGTAACCGTTTGCTGTGGTGGTATTATTGGTCTGGGCGAAACACACGAAGACCGTATCAAAATGCTTTACACTTTGTGCACCATGCCTGAGCATCCGGAAAGTGTGCCCATCAATGCCTTGGTTCCAGTAAAAGGCACACCATTAGAGCATAACAGAAAAGTAGATGTATGGGATATGGTACGTATGATTGCGACTGCACGCATACTTATGCCTAAGACCATGGTGCGTTTGAGCGCCGGTAGAACCGATATGAGTGTGGCAGAACAAGCTTTGTGTTTTATGGCTGGCGCAAATAGCATTTTTGCCGGTGATAAATTGCTCACCACACCTAACCCAAGCTTTGAAGACGATCATCGCATGTTTGATTTGTTAGGTCTGCATCCACGTGAAGCTTTCAAAGAAGAAAAGCAATACCTGCACGAAGTGGTGCCTGCTTAA
- a CDS encoding GNAT family N-acetyltransferase → MLRMTIAEQNILIRRFSLEDAAHLSDYLLRLSAATQQRFAPHGYAENAIQAFYQQDPRLGALIAIDTKQEAIIGYAAFRQEAFQHDLQRYTTYTDLPAATQCMNYAPSVADAWQGKGLGKRLLQETIALAKSANMQALVLWGGVQCDNEQAIQYYRKNGFIELGSFIHHGCNLDMYLPL, encoded by the coding sequence ATGTTGCGCATGACCATTGCTGAGCAGAACATTCTTATCAGGCGATTTAGTCTGGAAGACGCTGCGCATTTATCTGATTATCTTTTGAGACTATCTGCTGCTACCCAACAAAGATTTGCACCTCATGGATATGCGGAAAACGCCATTCAAGCTTTCTATCAACAAGACCCAAGGCTTGGCGCTTTGATTGCAATAGACACAAAGCAGGAAGCTATCATTGGTTATGCAGCTTTCAGACAAGAAGCATTTCAACACGACTTACAACGATACACAACCTATACAGATTTACCTGCCGCAACACAGTGTATGAATTATGCACCATCTGTTGCAGATGCATGGCAGGGAAAGGGATTGGGTAAACGCTTATTACAAGAAACCATTGCATTAGCTAAATCAGCCAATATGCAGGCACTGGTACTCTGGGGCGGAGTTCAATGCGATAATGAACAAGCCATTCAATACTATCGTAAAAATGGTTTTATTGAATTGGGTAGTTTTATACACCATGGCTGTAACCTGGATATGTATCTGCCCTTATAA
- the porQ gene encoding type IX secretion system protein PorQ: MRSFLIIIALWTFTANAQTLGGNAVFSFLNLPGSARQAALGGYNITAGGNDLGMGFQQPALLRPSMHGQIATSMNAFLAGIQQYNISSAWYLPKQDFTLAGGIQYLQYGSITQTDVSGNVLGSFRPQDYVVQVMASKSYKEHWWLGTSLKYVHSNYGQYRASGIAADISVLFSDTTRLLQAAFLVRNLGTQISTYAPGGAKEEMPFDIQLGITKKLAQAPLQFSLTAHQLQRFNIYYNDPGFNEAEGNTAKPSFGRKLMSHLILSAQFFPSEKLEINTGYNFLRRNDLNVFNASYGLNGFTMGVGLLLKRLHIRYATGFYQRNTFHQFSINLDRGGKALGL, from the coding sequence ATGCGTTCGTTTCTGATCATCATTGCTTTATGGACTTTTACAGCCAATGCACAAACACTGGGAGGCAATGCTGTTTTCAGCTTTCTCAATCTCCCCGGTTCTGCCAGACAAGCGGCACTTGGTGGATACAACATTACAGCAGGTGGGAACGATCTGGGCATGGGCTTTCAGCAACCTGCTTTGTTACGTCCATCTATGCACGGGCAAATTGCCACCAGTATGAACGCATTTCTAGCCGGTATTCAGCAATACAATATCAGTTCAGCCTGGTATCTACCTAAGCAGGATTTCACCCTTGCGGGTGGCATACAATACCTGCAATATGGTAGCATCACACAAACGGATGTTTCAGGGAATGTATTGGGCAGTTTTCGCCCACAAGATTATGTGGTGCAAGTCATGGCATCCAAATCGTATAAAGAACACTGGTGGCTGGGCACTAGTTTGAAATACGTGCATTCCAATTATGGGCAGTATCGTGCATCAGGAATAGCGGCAGATATCAGTGTTTTGTTTAGTGATACTACTCGTTTGTTACAGGCTGCATTTTTGGTAAGAAATCTGGGAACGCAAATCAGTACCTATGCACCAGGTGGGGCAAAAGAGGAAATGCCATTCGATATTCAATTGGGCATCACTAAAAAATTAGCGCAAGCACCTTTGCAATTTTCATTAACAGCACATCAGCTACAGCGCTTCAATATCTACTACAACGATCCTGGTTTCAATGAAGCTGAGGGTAACACAGCAAAGCCATCATTCGGCCGAAAGCTGATGAGCCATTTGATTTTGTCAGCACAATTTTTTCCGAGTGAAAAGCTCGAGATCAATACAGGCTATAATTTTCTTCGAAGAAATGATTTAAATGTATTCAATGCATCCTATGGCTTAAACGGATTCACGATGGGTGTTGGTCTGTTATTGAAGCGATTGCATATTCGTTATGCAACGGGCTTTTATCAGCGCAATACTTTTCATCAATTCTCCATCAACCTCGACAGAGGGGGTAAAGCATTGGGCTTATAA